The following coding sequences lie in one Sorghum bicolor cultivar BTx623 chromosome 6, Sorghum_bicolor_NCBIv3, whole genome shotgun sequence genomic window:
- the LOC8070311 gene encoding uncharacterized protein LOC8070311 isoform X3 encodes MAADSSMGFHQGITASLYNHHMLSFQSNSDVGISGGGGGSGDATGGMVMAPGSVSGGSSNAGLFLSPNTGVIGNAPGVAPSRTSSGDAFRGTGMPKYKYVTGPPSDWSDREVAILKEGLVRYAREPNIMRYIKIAAMLPNRTIRDVALRCWWATQGKERRKKPDGFYTGKKVRDMKPIQDKMVASVPIANFQMTPTTNVTPFSISMQHPNQQSQVHKEAPVVDSATQHLLEENNQLLNQISANIETFKTVENTDLFLRTSNNIKTILSRMSETPGIMGQMPPLPLSINEDHINSLIQLNRLVASYGTASISHHTKQEP; translated from the exons ATGGCAGCTGACTCCAGCATGGGGTTTCACCAGGGGATCACCGCCTCGCTGTACAACCATCACATGCTCTCGTTCCAGTCCAACAGCGACGTCGGcatcagcggcggcggcggcggcagcggcgacgCTACCGGTGGTATGGTCATGGCCCCGGGGAGTGTGAGTGGCGGCAGCAGCAACGCCGGGCTGTTCCTCTCCCCAAACACAGGGGTCATCGGCAACGCGCCGGGTGTTGCCCCGTCAAGGACCTCGTCGGGGGATGCGTTCCGTGGCACCGGGATGCCCAAGTATAAGTACGTCACTGGTCCTCCTTCCGATTGGAGTGACCGTGAGGTAGCCATACTGAAGGAAGGGCTTGTGAG ATATGCTCGTGAACCTAATATCATGAGGTACATTAAGATAGCAGCTATGCTTCCTAACAGGACCATCAGGGATGTTGCGCTACGATGCTGGTGGGCTACA CAGggtaaagagagaaggaagaaaCCTGATGGATTCTATACAGGGAAAAAAGTGAGAGACATGAAG CCAATCCAGGACAAAATGGTTGCATCTGTCCCAATAGCTAATTTTCAAATGACACCTACAACCAATGTAACCCCCTTTTCAATATCAATGCAACATCCAAATCAACAAAGTCAAGTTCACAAAGAAG CTCCTGTTGTCGACAGTGCAACCCAGCATCTCCTGGAGGAAAATAATCAATTGCTTAACCAGATTTCTGCAAATATTGAAACATTCAAG ACAGTGGAGAACACAGATCTTTTTCTCCGCACGAGTAACAACATCAAAACAATTTTAAGCAG AATGAGTGAAACGCCTGGTATCATGGGTCAGATGCCTCCATTGCCTTTATCCATAAATGAAGACCATATAAATTCACTTATTCAACTGAACAGACTG GTTG
- the LOC8085850 gene encoding two-component response regulator ORR6, translated as MAAAAAPSVSPSPSPATAPAPKVVSPKAGDRKVVPVDAVEVELKLELEEKHVLAVDDSSVDRAVIAKILRSSKYRVTTVESATRALELLALGLLPDVNMIITDYWMPGMTGYELLKHVKESSELREIPVVIMSSENVPTRITRCLEEGAEDFLLKPVRPSDVSRLCSRIR; from the exons AtggctgccgctgctgctccgTCAGTGTCCCCCTCCCCGTCCCCGgcgacggcgccggcgccgaagGTCGTGTCGCCCAAGGCCGGCGACAGGAAGGTGGTGCCGGTGGACGCTGTGGAGGTGGAGCTCAAGCTGGAGCTGGAGGAGAAGCACGTGCTGGCGGTGGACGACAGCTCCGTCGACCGCGCCGTCATCGCCAAGATCCTCCGCAGCTCCAAGTACAGAG TGACCACCGTGGAATCGGCGACGCGTGCTCTGGAGCTGCTCGCGCTGGGTCTGctccccgacgtgaacatgatCATCACGGACTACTGGATGCCAGGGATGACCGGCTACGAGCTCCTCAAGCACGTCAAGGAGTCGTCGGAGCTGAGGGAGATCCCGGTCGTGATCATGTCGTCGGAGAACGTGCCCACCCGCATCACCCGCTGCCTGGAGGAGGGCGCCGAGGACTTCCTCCTCAAGCCCGTCCGCCCCTCCGACGTGTCCCGCCTCTGCAGCCGGATCAGATGA
- the LOC8070311 gene encoding uncharacterized protein LOC8070311 isoform X1, translated as MAADSSMGFHQGITASLYNHHMLSFQSNSDVGISGGGGGSGDATGGMVMAPGSVSGGSSNAGLFLSPNTGVIGNAPGVAPSRTSSGDAFRGTGMPKYKYVTGPPSDWSDREVAILKEGLVRYAREPNIMRYIKIAAMLPNRTIRDVALRCWWATQGKERRKKPDGFYTGKKVRDMKPIQDKMVASVPIANFQMTPTTNVTPFSISMQHPNQQSQVHKEAAPVVDSATQHLLEENNQLLNQISANIETFKTVENTDLFLRTSNNIKTILSRMSETPGIMGQMPPLPLSINEDHINSLIQLNRLVASYGTASISHHTKQEP; from the exons ATGGCAGCTGACTCCAGCATGGGGTTTCACCAGGGGATCACCGCCTCGCTGTACAACCATCACATGCTCTCGTTCCAGTCCAACAGCGACGTCGGcatcagcggcggcggcggcggcagcggcgacgCTACCGGTGGTATGGTCATGGCCCCGGGGAGTGTGAGTGGCGGCAGCAGCAACGCCGGGCTGTTCCTCTCCCCAAACACAGGGGTCATCGGCAACGCGCCGGGTGTTGCCCCGTCAAGGACCTCGTCGGGGGATGCGTTCCGTGGCACCGGGATGCCCAAGTATAAGTACGTCACTGGTCCTCCTTCCGATTGGAGTGACCGTGAGGTAGCCATACTGAAGGAAGGGCTTGTGAG ATATGCTCGTGAACCTAATATCATGAGGTACATTAAGATAGCAGCTATGCTTCCTAACAGGACCATCAGGGATGTTGCGCTACGATGCTGGTGGGCTACA CAGggtaaagagagaaggaagaaaCCTGATGGATTCTATACAGGGAAAAAAGTGAGAGACATGAAG CCAATCCAGGACAAAATGGTTGCATCTGTCCCAATAGCTAATTTTCAAATGACACCTACAACCAATGTAACCCCCTTTTCAATATCAATGCAACATCCAAATCAACAAAGTCAAGTTCACAAAGAAG CAGCTCCTGTTGTCGACAGTGCAACCCAGCATCTCCTGGAGGAAAATAATCAATTGCTTAACCAGATTTCTGCAAATATTGAAACATTCAAG ACAGTGGAGAACACAGATCTTTTTCTCCGCACGAGTAACAACATCAAAACAATTTTAAGCAG AATGAGTGAAACGCCTGGTATCATGGGTCAGATGCCTCCATTGCCTTTATCCATAAATGAAGACCATATAAATTCACTTATTCAACTGAACAGACTG GTTG
- the LOC8070311 gene encoding uncharacterized protein LOC8070311 isoform X4 yields MAADSSMGFHQGITASLYNHHMLSFQSNSDVGISGGGGGSGDATGGMVMAPGSVSGGSSNAGLFLSPNTGVIGNAPGVAPSRTSSGDAFRGTGMPKYKYVTGPPSDWSDREVAILKEGLVRYAREPNIMRYIKIAAMLPNRTIRDVALRCWWATGKERRKKPDGFYTGKKVRDMKPIQDKMVASVPIANFQMTPTTNVTPFSISMQHPNQQSQVHKEAPVVDSATQHLLEENNQLLNQISANIETFKTVENTDLFLRTSNNIKTILSRMSETPGIMGQMPPLPLSINEDHINSLIQLNRLVASYGTASISHHTKQEP; encoded by the exons ATGGCAGCTGACTCCAGCATGGGGTTTCACCAGGGGATCACCGCCTCGCTGTACAACCATCACATGCTCTCGTTCCAGTCCAACAGCGACGTCGGcatcagcggcggcggcggcggcagcggcgacgCTACCGGTGGTATGGTCATGGCCCCGGGGAGTGTGAGTGGCGGCAGCAGCAACGCCGGGCTGTTCCTCTCCCCAAACACAGGGGTCATCGGCAACGCGCCGGGTGTTGCCCCGTCAAGGACCTCGTCGGGGGATGCGTTCCGTGGCACCGGGATGCCCAAGTATAAGTACGTCACTGGTCCTCCTTCCGATTGGAGTGACCGTGAGGTAGCCATACTGAAGGAAGGGCTTGTGAG ATATGCTCGTGAACCTAATATCATGAGGTACATTAAGATAGCAGCTATGCTTCCTAACAGGACCATCAGGGATGTTGCGCTACGATGCTGGTGGGCTACA ggtaaagagagaaggaagaaaCCTGATGGATTCTATACAGGGAAAAAAGTGAGAGACATGAAG CCAATCCAGGACAAAATGGTTGCATCTGTCCCAATAGCTAATTTTCAAATGACACCTACAACCAATGTAACCCCCTTTTCAATATCAATGCAACATCCAAATCAACAAAGTCAAGTTCACAAAGAAG CTCCTGTTGTCGACAGTGCAACCCAGCATCTCCTGGAGGAAAATAATCAATTGCTTAACCAGATTTCTGCAAATATTGAAACATTCAAG ACAGTGGAGAACACAGATCTTTTTCTCCGCACGAGTAACAACATCAAAACAATTTTAAGCAG AATGAGTGAAACGCCTGGTATCATGGGTCAGATGCCTCCATTGCCTTTATCCATAAATGAAGACCATATAAATTCACTTATTCAACTGAACAGACTG GTTG
- the LOC8070311 gene encoding uncharacterized protein LOC8070311 isoform X2: MAADSSMGFHQGITASLYNHHMLSFQSNSDVGISGGGGGSGDATGGMVMAPGSVSGGSSNAGLFLSPNTGVIGNAPGVAPSRTSSGDAFRGTGMPKYKYVTGPPSDWSDREVAILKEGLVRYAREPNIMRYIKIAAMLPNRTIRDVALRCWWATGKERRKKPDGFYTGKKVRDMKPIQDKMVASVPIANFQMTPTTNVTPFSISMQHPNQQSQVHKEAAPVVDSATQHLLEENNQLLNQISANIETFKTVENTDLFLRTSNNIKTILSRMSETPGIMGQMPPLPLSINEDHINSLIQLNRLVASYGTASISHHTKQEP; this comes from the exons ATGGCAGCTGACTCCAGCATGGGGTTTCACCAGGGGATCACCGCCTCGCTGTACAACCATCACATGCTCTCGTTCCAGTCCAACAGCGACGTCGGcatcagcggcggcggcggcggcagcggcgacgCTACCGGTGGTATGGTCATGGCCCCGGGGAGTGTGAGTGGCGGCAGCAGCAACGCCGGGCTGTTCCTCTCCCCAAACACAGGGGTCATCGGCAACGCGCCGGGTGTTGCCCCGTCAAGGACCTCGTCGGGGGATGCGTTCCGTGGCACCGGGATGCCCAAGTATAAGTACGTCACTGGTCCTCCTTCCGATTGGAGTGACCGTGAGGTAGCCATACTGAAGGAAGGGCTTGTGAG ATATGCTCGTGAACCTAATATCATGAGGTACATTAAGATAGCAGCTATGCTTCCTAACAGGACCATCAGGGATGTTGCGCTACGATGCTGGTGGGCTACA ggtaaagagagaaggaagaaaCCTGATGGATTCTATACAGGGAAAAAAGTGAGAGACATGAAG CCAATCCAGGACAAAATGGTTGCATCTGTCCCAATAGCTAATTTTCAAATGACACCTACAACCAATGTAACCCCCTTTTCAATATCAATGCAACATCCAAATCAACAAAGTCAAGTTCACAAAGAAG CAGCTCCTGTTGTCGACAGTGCAACCCAGCATCTCCTGGAGGAAAATAATCAATTGCTTAACCAGATTTCTGCAAATATTGAAACATTCAAG ACAGTGGAGAACACAGATCTTTTTCTCCGCACGAGTAACAACATCAAAACAATTTTAAGCAG AATGAGTGAAACGCCTGGTATCATGGGTCAGATGCCTCCATTGCCTTTATCCATAAATGAAGACCATATAAATTCACTTATTCAACTGAACAGACTG GTTG